In one window of Arachis ipaensis cultivar K30076 chromosome B06, Araip1.1, whole genome shotgun sequence DNA:
- the LOC107604861 gene encoding light-regulated protein encodes MQSALTFASPVVMPLAPSKSVSQVTTFPTKLASSFSSPHKVAAKVATVNYDTSTVDYSSMFSVFPAEACETVGGDACLAEMYPEARVQPEARNDKPQVASESVDREYLEYNDPKTVFLGEACDELGGMFCEHEYQKGVY; translated from the exons ATGCAGAGTGCTTTAACCTTTGCTTCCCCTGTTGTTATGCCATTGGCACCTTCAAAGAGTGTCTCCCAAGTAACCACCTTCCCTACCAAATTAGCTTCCTCATTTTCTTCACCTCATAAAGTTGCAGCCAAAGTTGCAACCGTTAACTATGACACTTCAACAGTAGATTACAGCTCTATGTTCTC TGTGTTTCCGGCGGAAGCTTGCGAAACGGTGGGAGGGGACGCATGTTTGGCAGAGATGTATCCTGAAGCGAGGGTTCAGCCGGAGGCTCGGAACGACAAACCTCAAGTTGCTTCAGAAAGTGTTGATAGAGAGTATCTTGAATACAATGATCCCAAGAC GGTCTTTCTTGGAGAAGCTTGTGATGAACTCGGAGGAATGTTCTGTGAGCACGAGTATCAGAAGGGTGTCTACTAG